GTCTATCTCAATTAAGGTTTATTATGATTTTAGCCAATTAAATTGGATTGAAAACTCGCAGTTGCTACTATATAGATATTGTATTATGGTTCCAATTCAACACATCATTGTCTTAAGAACTATTTACAGttcagtaattttttttttatagattttagattGCAGGATATTACTCCAAAACTACTATCACTGGCATTGATGGCTAGGTAGATATCttggttttattaaaaaaaaaattccaattatATATGCATACACATATATGATTCGTAGCCATCATgttcaatttataaaaatgcCATATCCTATTTATATAGCAAGTTCTCCGATATGAAATGACACCcaactgtgtttcaaaaaaaaaaagaaaaggaaaaaaagaaaaaaagaaatgacaCCCAAAATTTAATGAACATTTCACCAAAGTAAATTTTAGATTCGGGTGTAGATATTTTGCATCAAGTAATAATGTATCAATGTATCATATAGTGTTTTTTGGTAAACAATGTATCATATAGTTTTgagtatatataaagtaattacGTGACCTGTAACAAATATTTTCAAGTGTATAGTATACGTAGTTGAAGGACATCAATTAATTGATGGAGGGGTTGGTTAGCATATATAAAGCGTATAAGCTATAAAGCATATGCATACACTTGGAAGCACCTCGAACCAGACACGTGAAATCACGCGCCGTCAAGGGGAGGAAACTAAGAACGAACGAACTTATCCACACAAGATGATAGTATCACACTCACGAGGGTCATGGAAATTGAAAGTGACCGAGATCCGAGAATCACGTGAGATGGGATGAGTCACGTGCTCAAAAGCAATTTACAGTTTACTACACATAATAAAGATGGAGATGCTGtttcaacaaaaaaagtttGAGATTCATGAAACATTTTATAAAGAGGTGCTCAAAAGAAACTACAGACAAAGACTGAGACTGGTTTATTTATGGTGCAGCAGATCCAAACACTGTCTGATTCTGTGGTCGCCATCAAACAATCTTTGTCATAATCAcaacattttttaatatgaaaaaaaaccCACGATATCAGGGAAATAAATAGATGTTTACAAATGAAAATCAAAGTAATTAATTATTTGTACGGTTACATGCATGTTTGATACAAATTGTAAAGCTTAGCCAGGTTCCAGTTCTTGTTTGACCACCGTACAATTTCGTTCCAACAACTCtgacttaaatatataattccgATTTTTCTGAAGGCTATATAATTTCGTTTTTGCACAGAAAGAAAAGACTTCCATTATTGCTGTGTTTGCATCCATGTTCAAATGTAATACTGTCTTGACTTTTGATATACATACAAACTTCAAATGTTTGTATCTGGTGTGTCATAGTGTCATGGTAACATGTCCGAACAAATTAGACGTCAGAACTCTTTGATAACAAAGTCTACAGTCAAAACTCCTACTGATTTTCGGATAGAGTTTGGATAAATAGTAGGCTGGGTGGGTTTCATCCCGTTCACACTATACTCTACACAAAAGACAGATCTAGAGAATGcgtttctctatatataaagagCCTTTCAGCTTGTGAATATTATTACCATATAACAAAATTCCATGGCTTCTTCTTACGCACGTTTGCTCTTGCTTTGCCTATCCATCTTCCTCATCGCTTCCACTGGTAAGTTCACTCCACTGCTCAACTGGTATCTCTAGTCAccgtttttacatttttctatATCTTCTGTTTCGAGAATTTTTCCAGAGGTGATGATGGTGGAAGGAAGAGTTTGCCAGAGGAGAAGCAAGACATGGACAGGGTTTTGTGGCAACACTCGCGGCTGTGACAGTCAGTGTAAGAGATGGGAACGGGCTTCACACGGGGCTTGTCACGCTCAGTTCCCGGGGTTCGCATGTTTTTGCTACTTCAACTGCTGAAGCAAGCAAAAAGTTCTCTGAATCTTCTTCAAGTGTCACGGTGTTATCTTCTTTTGTTCTGTTGCGAATCATGTACATAGTCTCTATGACAAAACCATAACGTTTACCTTGGGTCCTAATAAAATCCCGTTTGTGCCGGGAGTTACCACTACATGTCTATTGTCTAGTGAAGTTGTGATAAAAACTATAATAAGAGGTTGTCTCGCAGTTTTGTTTATCTACATCAGCAGGGCAATAACTTGTTTGATAGAGCTAGAGCAACTAACTTACACTAGTGATTGCTACAGCTTCATGGTCACAATCTCTATTCTTGAATTAACTAACTACCAGGTAACAATTAAAGTTACGGGTTAAGCTGCCATGTTTGACCTCTAAGGACTAAAACTCTTTTAGGATTTGCATACTCCCTAAACACTAACTAGCGTATCACTCATGTCAAACACAATATTCACTTCGTAACTTCATAACATTACTCTGCTTCCTGAAGGAAATAACGGTAACCCTTATGGCCGAGTAGCCCACACTCGATCGTTGTGATCCACAGAGATACTTAAACCCCGATAAGCCTTTAACAACAGAATGCGTATTGAATTAAAGTGAGACTTCAGCACAGATACAAGGCATTTGCTTTAAGTAAATTCTGTAAGCTTCTTTGTGAAGAACATAAAGCTTATGAGCAGTTTCCAAGACGGATCTTTAACATGCACATGAACTAGCGCATGCTTCAGtctattattgttattattcaATCTTCATGTTTTATAATATTGATTCAGAATTTCAAAGAACCAAAGTAACAGCATCCAAAGTTTGTTCTCACAATACCATTCTTTCCTACGAAACCATGAAGAAAAGTCGAGCAAAAGTTTCTCCAAAGCTGTAATTTCACTCTACTCTAGTGTACTCTACATGCCATTATTCAAACCAGACATCTTCTTGAGACATCTCATAGATACTAGGTATTTAAGGTTTCGATCAGAAAACATACCCCGAAAAATCAGTTCACATTTAAAGGACGTTTGGCTTAGACTCGTTCTTGTTAGGGAGTTTAAGCTCTGGTGGAGTTTCTCTCACAATACCAAGCATGGAGTCGTACTCCTCGTCTTTTGCAGCATACCTCTTGCGTAGAACCTTCTCAAACTCGATCGCATTTAGTGGCTTTGCATTCTCTGCAGCGTGAGCCTTCGCGAGGTTTGAGTAGTTTTCAGCTGACACTGGGATAAAATCAATTTCCTTACTCTTGAGCTTCCTGAGGAACTTTGCTGGGTTTCCTCCCCATATCTGAGTCATTATAGACCAATAtggtaaaaaaaagttaaatctgTCAGTAAGTATGGCTGTAGAAGGAGTTTAATCGGTCATGATGAGATACAAACACCATTTTGTATTCACATGCTGAttgtttaaaatgaaatttcacATAATTGACCATAATCATTAGTCTTTAAATGAAAGTTGAGCTTTTACAACACTTCACCTAAAAGGATGATAGATTATGTTTTATCCACTATCCAGACCAATTCATAGACTAAACTGTATTTCAACTTCAAATCTAGTCTCCACTGATCTCAGAATTAGAAAAGATATCATAAATGAAATAGCCTATGCTGCCTAAGTAGCAATAGAAGTATGTCAGCACATATAAGGTTATGGGTCTTCAGATAATGCAAATGTTCTACGCAAAATTATACCTCTCCGGAAGGAATCCTAGTGTTTTGTCGCACAAGCGCACCAGCAGCAACCAGGGCATGCTTTTCAACCACGACACCGTCCAGAAGTGTCGCTCCCATCCCGATAAAAGCCTCATCCTCAACGGTACATCCATGTAAAACAGCACTATGACCTGTTACAGATCTAGTCTAAAACTATATCCCAAATGCTTTGCGGAGATGAATGAATATCAGAAAACTGCAAAACATAGAGCAAGAGATTCCTACTAACCAATGGTTACATTGTCTCCGATAATGGTTGGAGGCACCTTTCCGCTTAAGTTAGATTTTGCCACATGAACAAGTGAGTTGTCCTGAATATTAGTTCCTGATCCAACACTAACAGTGTTCACATCCCCTGCAAAGAACACA
The sequence above is drawn from the Brassica napus cultivar Da-Ae chromosome A8, Da-Ae, whole genome shotgun sequence genome and encodes:
- the LOC106444598 gene encoding defensin-like protein 19; translation: MASSYARLLLLCLSIFLIASTEVMMVEGRVCQRRSKTWTGFCGNTRGCDSQCKRWERASHGACHAQFPGFACFCYFNC
- the LOC106440766 gene encoding gamma carbonic anhydrase 1, mitochondrial yields the protein MGTLGRAFYSVGFWIRETGQALDRLGCRLQGKNCFREQLSRHRTLMNVFDKAPIVDKEAFVAPSASVIGNVQIGRGSSIWYGCVLRGDVNTVSVGSGTNIQDNSLVHVAKSNLSGKVPPTIIGDNVTIGHSAVLHGCTVEDEAFIGMGATLLDGVVVEKHALVAAGALVRQNTRIPSGEIWGGNPAKFLRKLKSKEIDFIPVSAENYSNLAKAHAAENAKPLNAIEFEKVLRKRYAAKDEEYDSMLGIVRETPPELKLPNKNESKPNVL